A stretch of the Thiocystis violascens DSM 198 genome encodes the following:
- a CDS encoding BPSS1780 family membrane protein, producing the protein MSSQYRIRFSGNLLPGQDPRDVANRLAVRFGMDVETAHDLILKGGGRIIKHGLTVNEAERYGAELTASGLVIEIESQGETGAPGVASALAAGSHFASPLQTRDGEAGSPVPSAVPIGRGWGWIADAWSLFRQRPWAWIGAVLLFYLILMVLSLVPVLGGLATVILGPMLSAGLMIGAHAQTQGEDFRVGYLFAGVSNKPGPLALVGGVYLLLWIGVLLVLAALFVGIMASTGVVMDAAAPDPNDLDSLMAMSPMVALPFLILMLLGIPLAMAVFFAPSLVALNDVPVLRAFRLSFLGCLKNILPFLVFTLIAIAMVLLGSIPVMLGLILVLPILTIAIYAAYRDIFLL; encoded by the coding sequence GTGTCGTCACAGTATCGCATCCGGTTCTCTGGAAATCTGTTGCCCGGTCAGGATCCGCGGGACGTTGCGAACCGCCTGGCCGTGCGCTTCGGCATGGATGTCGAAACCGCTCACGATCTGATCCTGAAGGGAGGTGGGCGGATCATCAAACACGGTCTGACCGTGAATGAAGCCGAACGCTATGGCGCGGAGCTGACGGCTAGCGGATTGGTCATCGAGATCGAATCTCAGGGCGAGACGGGCGCGCCGGGTGTGGCATCCGCGCTTGCCGCCGGGTCGCATTTCGCGTCGCCGCTTCAGACGCGCGACGGCGAAGCCGGTTCGCCCGTGCCCAGCGCGGTTCCGATCGGGCGCGGCTGGGGCTGGATCGCCGATGCCTGGTCCCTGTTCCGGCAGCGTCCCTGGGCCTGGATCGGCGCGGTGCTGCTGTTCTATCTGATCCTGATGGTGCTCAGTCTGGTGCCCGTGCTCGGCGGACTCGCGACCGTTATTCTTGGTCCCATGCTGAGCGCCGGACTCATGATCGGTGCCCACGCCCAGACGCAAGGCGAGGACTTCAGGGTCGGCTATCTGTTTGCCGGGGTGTCGAACAAACCGGGTCCGCTGGCCCTGGTGGGCGGGGTCTATCTGCTGTTGTGGATTGGGGTCTTGCTCGTCCTCGCGGCACTCTTTGTGGGCATCATGGCCTCGACCGGGGTTGTGATGGATGCCGCAGCCCCGGATCCGAACGACCTGGATTCATTGATGGCGATGAGTCCGATGGTGGCATTGCCATTCCTCATCCTGATGCTGCTCGGTATTCCGCTTGCGATGGCGGTTTTTTTCGCGCCCAGCCTGGTCGCGTTGAACGATGTTCCCGTGCTGCGAGCCTTCCGGCTGAGTTTCCTCGGTTGCCTGAAGAATATCCTGCCCTTCCTTGTCTTCACGCTCATCGCCATTGCGATGGTGCTGCTGGGATCCATCCCAGTCATGCTCGGGCTGATCCTGGTTCTGCCCATTCTGACCATTGCGATCTATGCCGCGTATCGGGATATTTTCCTGCTATAA